GCTTCCTCTGGAGTGTCACTGGAGGAGACCATGAACTGTGGGCTGCAGCTAGCCTCTGGGGTGGAGTCATCTACGTCCAGCTCCTCTGGGGACTCTCTGCCACCAGGGAAATCCGTCACGATTTGCAGAGGGGGAGTGAAGCTGTCAGCTGGTGGCACATCAGGTATGTGAGGTGCGTTGGAACGTACTGGGATTTTGGTGGAGGGGAAGTCTGCTGGTGGGGAGGATGACATCCTCTCCTGATCGTCCATTGAACCCTCGCTCTTCAGAGGGGCATGCTTTGATAACTTGCCGCTGTCTTTCGAAGCACTCAGCTCGACAGCGCTCAGCTCCTTTACAATCTGACCGTACATCTTCTCCTCCTTGACCCGTTTCTGCTGTTTGGTCTCTATGAAGAGTTCCAGACTACTGGCCGGTGATAGCATCCGCTTGCTTCCCCCAATACTGGAGGACGCATCCGTGGTGGAGATGGTTCCTGATGTCAACGACAGCGGAATTCCCGTGTTCAGTCTCCCGTGTTCAGTGTTCAGATCCGGAATATTCCACAGTGGATAACGTAGAGCTCCCTCAGGCTGACCAAGGATCTGAGATAAATTGAAGCCAACGCCTTGCTTTGAAACAGTGCCACCTGTGAGTGAACTAGACGATACACTCTCTGAGCATATGACTCTTGCTGAATAAGTGCTCTGGCCATGGTTAGCTAAGAGTTGTGAAACACTTGTGTACATAACACTTCCGTAAGATGGCACTTGAGTCTGTATCCTAACGGGGACTAGCATACCTGGGAGAGATGACTGTGAACCTGCATTCTGAGTGGCGAAGATTGGCTGGACCTGTTGCAAGATCACCGTGCTCTCGGTGAGGGACACTTTAGATGGTAGAGAGCCGTAATGCTGGGCCTGGGGGGAGGCTCTGGAGGGATACTGATAGCTCTGACTGATAGCACCGTCAGCTTTTGCATCGCATTGCTCCTGAATCTGCTGTAGCTGATTAAGAGGTGGGTTGGATTTGTGGATCATGTGTGGTAGACTAGGCTGTCTGATATGTAGTTTCTGTAACTGGTGTGGCTGGAAAGCCAGATGCtgcttgtgtctctgtgtggactCGGGATGCCAGAACAGACCTGGCTGAAATGGCAGGAAAGGCAGTGAAGCCAAGCTGTTCTGGAGTGAGGAGTATTGCATCGTTTCCTTGCTCATGAGCTCGTGACCTGGATGCTCTCcctctgatgactgttgacttgGCAGACGAGATGACTTCTGGAACAGTGGTGGGTCGTCCTGGCTGTCCTCACTAATGCTCTGTTGCAGAAGATGATGATGTGACCCTCTCTTGGGTCTTGCTACTTCGCTGGCTGATGCACTGAGAGAACTTTGAGAGGATGGGGGGCTCTGCCAAGATGAGGGTCCATGGTCCGAGTGCTCTTGCTTGACAGTAATTTCGAGACCACCTTGCTCATGCACCACAGTCTCAGGGTAAACGCTGAGGGATGCCTGCCTTACTAGGTAGCCCCGTCTCCGATCTTTCATGGCTGATGCACTGGAgtaaacctctccctgtctggatGATGTTGAGAGGCTGCCATAGTCGAAGGACTTGCTACGGATCTCTGGGATCTCGGTGGGCAGAGCGCTAGGAGCCTGTTCTGATGAGGAGCGTCGCATCTCCCTCTGCTGGTGATGGCCGGGGATAGTGAGAGAGTTGCCGCTGTACTCAGACTGCTTGCCAAAGTCCTCCTGCTTGGACGGTGACACAGACTTTAGGTTCTCTTCCCTATCAAAGGACATAGAGAAGCTGGAGCTGTGAGACAGGTTGCTCTCCTGGCTGGGGCTCCTGGACAGGCTGGTGCAGGACTCAAAGCTGGACTCCCCAGAGGAGTGCTCCAGGTCTGCCAGACGCAGACGCTTCTTCTTAGGAGGCAGCTTCTCCGCAGGGAGTTGGGACAGTGTCTCACTCCTCTGGGGCCACTGGAACTCTTCAACGTGCTTCTCCGGCTCCTTGGTCGGTACATCAGGCTCTTTCTCTGGTTTATCTGGCTCCTCTGTCACCCTGATTTCAGGCACTTGGATATTAGGCTGACGTACCAGTTTGGGGGGCATGTGACAGGGCTGGTTGGATGAAACTAAATCACTGTTgctttgctgctgctgctccatgcTCTCAGACCTCAGGATAAACTCTGGGCTCTGCACATCCTCTATGTTCTCTGTATCTGACTGCTCTGAATATTGGCTGGAGGGTTTATCCTGCAGGTAGCCTGGGTGCTCGAAGGACTCTGACTTCTCAAAGGAGTTTGGCCTACTGAGTGAGTTGGTGTGCTGAATGACAGATATAACGTTGCCAGCTGCCTTTCTGTCAGAGTCTGGGACTAGCACTACGTCCTCTGAGCACATGCTACTACAGCATGTTTCAAAACTGTCTGATTGGCTATGTGCACTGTACATAGATCCCATGGATCCCTTTCCAGTAGGTGTCCCCCTTAAACCCTCTTGACTACCTTGTTTTGAATCATAATCTCTGACCATATCTACTGAGCCACTACAACTACTGTCGTACTGGACAGGGCCATCCTCCTCATCTCCTACACTCTTTTCCTTCCTGCGTTTACGAGTGGCAATCTCTGTCATTCCCACTTTAGTACCATATGGGCTGTATGCTGTATGCTCTGGCACCACAGGACTGCGCTCCCCTAGCTTTAATGCCACGGATGGGGCTGCGTTCTTGGGAACGTGTCCATAGGTTTCATAGTCACCATGCCCTTCATGTGCTGAATGCTCAAAAGCTGCCTGTCTCCTAAGCCTCCTCAGACCGGCAGCACCCGGGTAGAAGACATCATCAGAGGTCATCATCTCGTCAAAGGAGTGGCTCACTCTTATCCCCGGTGGGACGTTGAGGTTGGTCGGGGAGGATGTTGGCATTGAGTTACTCCTAATGAGTGTCCCTGAATCAGAAGGAGTCTCTAGTAGACCTGTGTTGCTTTGGCAAGGGCCTGTGGGATACTGCTTAGGGTCAACACCTGCTAATAGTTGCACTTCACCACTATCATTTCGGAAAAAAATATGATCCTCAGATATCTTCCCCATTACTATGTTAGTGTCTTGGCCAACAGTGGCCATACCTACTGCAATGGATTGTCTAGATCTAGCTGAGTTAGGTTTGTAATACCAAGTCCGACCAAACATGATCTCCTCGTAGGACTTTGCGTTTGTGTTGGGAGGGCTGATCTGTTGCTCTGCACTCTCTGAACGGGAGAAGTAGCCTGAGTCTGTGCTGCCTTTGCTGTGTGGACTCAGAAGGTTCAGGGACTGCTGGGACTGCTGGTCTGAGTCCTGTGATCCCTTCttctctgtcagtctcagagccagtcTCTGTTTGATAGTGGGAGAGTCATCCACGCGGCCAACCTGGGAGCTGATGTGAGAAGCCTTGAGTTCCGTGAATGGGGGGCACTCCAATGCTGTTGGTGGGACCCCTTGTTTTGGGACAATTAGGATAGGCACTTTCATGGAAGCCATAGCTAGCTCCTCAGCTGAGTCAGCATATGCCGGCTCCCTACCCTTCTCCATTGTGCTTTTGTCCATCTCAAATGATATCTGGGGAATGGGGCTGCCTTTGTCCATAAACATGGAGGCCTCTGCAGTCTCCTCGTCGGTGTCTGTGCTCTGTTCACCATCTGAGTGTACTTCCGTCTCTCCCACTGAGGACGCCTGATCCATGTCTGTGCGTGAAACTGCCAGTTCGGAGAATGGGACTAGTCCTGCTTTGATGGCATGGGCATGAGATTTCCTGTGTTTGTACAAATTACTCTTGGTTTTAAATGAGAACCCACAGGGGACACAAGGGTAGGGGCGTTCCCCAGTGTGTGAACGAATGTGCTTCTTCAGCACGCTGGGTTTAGCACAAGCCCTTCCACAGTAGTGGCAGATATACTTCCCTGGCTTCTTGGGTTTCTGCTCCTTCTTGTATCCCTCCTCTGGTGGCTCCGGCCCTG
The window above is part of the Salmo salar chromosome ssa15, Ssal_v3.1, whole genome shotgun sequence genome. Proteins encoded here:
- the hivep2a gene encoding transcription factor HIVEP2, translated to MEPRESAAGPKCTKDPREKLQRKWVSEPSAGTKRSTFADPEEKRHSHRESLQSGASGSNITGSARKYGSGKMLATAMGQSSQDSQYAQAFPRTYSYQLPQPYPQQPMQERFLSGAKPQPGLEAHAWPFAGQLPSDDIFPGHPRAHGVFPRQKSPSLPSSFGQYSQSGPEPPEEGYKKEQKPKKPGKYICHYCGRACAKPSVLKKHIRSHTGERPYPCVPCGFSFKTKSNLYKHRKSHAHAIKAGLVPFSELAVSRTDMDQASSVGETEVHSDGEQSTDTDEETAEASMFMDKGSPIPQISFEMDKSTMEKGREPAYADSAEELAMASMKVPILIVPKQGVPPTALECPPFTELKASHISSQVGRVDDSPTIKQRLALRLTEKKGSQDSDQQSQQSLNLLSPHSKGSTDSGYFSRSESAEQQISPPNTNAKSYEEIMFGRTWYYKPNSARSRQSIAVGMATVGQDTNIVMGKISEDHIFFRNDSGEVQLLAGVDPKQYPTGPCQSNTGLLETPSDSGTLIRSNSMPTSSPTNLNVPPGIRVSHSFDEMMTSDDVFYPGAAGLRRLRRQAAFEHSAHEGHGDYETYGHVPKNAAPSVALKLGERSPVVPEHTAYSPYGTKVGMTEIATRKRRKEKSVGDEEDGPVQYDSSCSGSVDMVRDYDSKQGSQEGLRGTPTGKGSMGSMYSAHSQSDSFETCCSSMCSEDVVLVPDSDRKAAGNVISVIQHTNSLSRPNSFEKSESFEHPGYLQDKPSSQYSEQSDTENIEDVQSPEFILRSESMEQQQQSNSDLVSSNQPCHMPPKLVRQPNIQVPEIRVTEEPDKPEKEPDVPTKEPEKHVEEFQWPQRSETLSQLPAEKLPPKKKRLRLADLEHSSGESSFESCTSLSRSPSQESNLSHSSSFSMSFDREENLKSVSPSKQEDFGKQSEYSGNSLTIPGHHQQREMRRSSSEQAPSALPTEIPEIRSKSFDYGSLSTSSRQGEVYSSASAMKDRRRGYLVRQASLSVYPETVVHEQGGLEITVKQEHSDHGPSSWQSPPSSQSSLSASASEVARPKRGSHHHLLQQSISEDSQDDPPLFQKSSRLPSQQSSEGEHPGHELMSKETMQYSSLQNSLASLPFLPFQPGLFWHPESTQRHKQHLAFQPHQLQKLHIRQPSLPHMIHKSNPPLNQLQQIQEQCDAKADGAISQSYQYPSRASPQAQHYGSLPSKVSLTESTVILQQVQPIFATQNAGSQSSLPGMLVPVRIQTQVPSYGSVMYTSVSQLLANHGQSTYSARVICSESVSSSSLTGGTVSKQGVGFNLSQILGQPEGALRYPLWNIPDLNTEHGRLNTGIPLSLTSGTISTTDASSSIGGSKRMLSPASSLELFIETKQQKRVKEEKMYGQIVKELSAVELSASKDSGKLSKHAPLKSEGSMDDQERMSSSPPADFPSTKIPVRSNAPHIPDVPPADSFTPPLQIVTDFPGGRESPEELDVDDSTPEASCSPQFMVSSSDTPEEAKPLMGSKIPVNMLVQLAANQSGGDAGSTLMLTDLADVQQFFQFPSLRTTTSVSWCFLNYTKPNNAQTTPLTSVYGSWCVSSYNPNPLSLSTKSTLALLCSKQRKNTETYTMAAMCQPRTGKLVSSLAWKQKFEQMKPELMQLDVSKYGKKIKGLSSRDRVKEDHGEKEASSKQAEPTRIKIFEGGYKSNEDYVYVRGRGRGKYICEECGIRCKKPSMLKKHIRTHTDVRPYVCKFCNFAFKTKGNLTKHMKSKAHMKKCLELGVSVTSVEDADAEEADNGEDGQRESGKMSGIMADHQFSDADDSDGGEDDGDEVDDDEDDDDDYDGDSTPKTRSRSTSPQPYGIPSLSITAVAASQSAYSSDLLGHGSKPPIFSYFTSLPSIQITQLMVPSERAGQGQMAEYQRLLQGALGEDYKNRLDIPSSMDKDFGLSTDHSSSSFDLSPSRLSSPGLGSSPLREPSPTTSSRKYLSPRRDLSPRGRLSPHREVSPLRHISPKRDISFRRDLSPRRDLSARGHLSPLSHAGRPTSPGRDLAGRRELSPRSHHRGMIRPVSPRRGMHHHSAPWSLSKHLDSEMVSLGQHSRSHSEMETEQKKGSPPHSSQESPQPHQGLFSHLPLHSQQQVRTSFPMIPIGGIQMVHSVPTSVTGLAHSARLPLQKSTSEESSTSEVSFHLAEGGGGSRGSTGSSDSPQRQERMVSSSSSSRGTPVPSPGPSLPWSGSCQDSADVSDSKDIKQREESIQTCTKAIASLRIATEHDTLEKGMLVCSSDAHQRHPPPLPHSSHPPYPSPQERASSRIQHFSGLEVRQSPDGRSASPLPLHSSSSSDTSLPATSKGPAGSTAGPGHFAKERSPGQQSPGERPESTKRGKKILKDATENR